The sequence GCGGCGACCTTGCGGGACGCGATCAATGCCGCAATCATCGCTGCCGATTCGCGGGGGTTGCTGGTGGCAAACGATCGTAAGCGCAAAAGATTTCAGCCGCTTTATCTCCTACTTCTCATTCCCTATCTCGCCATGATGTGGGTGCCGTCTTACAACCGGATCGAGCCCGCACTCTTCGGCATTCCCTTCTTCTACTGGTATCAGATGCTCTGGATCGTGCTGGGCGCGGCGGTG is a genomic window of Candidatus Binatia bacterium containing:
- a CDS encoding DUF3311 domain-containing protein, which translates into the protein MANDRKRKRFQPLYLLLLIPYLAMMWVPSYNRIEPALFGIPFFYWYQMLWIVLGAAVMLPIYLREERRT